In Pedobacter sp. W3I1, one DNA window encodes the following:
- a CDS encoding NUDIX domain-containing protein, producing MIEYSRQPHYLVAVDCIVFGFDGEHLKILLVKRGLEPEINKWSLMGGFVGADESPDDAANRVLKKMTGLEGVYLEQMQIYGEPGRDPIERTLSVGYFALIDIHKYEAQLNADYEAEWFLINDRPKLIFDHNQMVADARKKLRYKAALHPILFEMLPKKFTIPQLHILFEEVNDTKIDTRNFSRKITSTGLLIKLAEKDRTGSKKGAFYFKLDKKKYHANSQAFLNLMPNLKV from the coding sequence ATGATTGAATATTCCAGACAGCCGCATTATCTTGTTGCTGTTGATTGCATAGTATTTGGATTTGATGGAGAACACCTTAAAATTCTATTAGTTAAGCGTGGTTTAGAACCCGAAATAAACAAATGGAGTTTAATGGGCGGTTTTGTGGGCGCTGATGAAAGTCCGGATGATGCAGCAAATAGGGTGCTCAAAAAAATGACGGGTTTAGAGGGCGTTTATCTGGAGCAGATGCAGATTTATGGAGAGCCTGGCCGCGACCCAATCGAAAGAACACTTTCTGTTGGATATTTTGCGCTCATTGATATCCACAAATATGAGGCGCAGTTAAATGCTGATTATGAAGCTGAATGGTTTTTGATCAACGATCGGCCAAAACTTATTTTCGATCATAACCAAATGGTTGCTGATGCCCGAAAAAAACTAAGGTACAAGGCGGCCCTCCATCCTATCTTGTTCGAAATGCTGCCAAAAAAATTTACGATCCCACAGTTGCATATTCTTTTTGAGGAAGTAAACGATACGAAAATTGATACCAGAAATTTCAGTCGCAAAATTACCTCGACAGGGTTATTGATTAAGCTGGCCGAAAAAGACAGGACAGGTTCTAAAAAGGGAGCATTCTATTTTAAATTGGATAAGAAGAAATACCATGCTAATTCTCAGGCATTCTTAAACTTAATGCCAAATTTAAAGGTTTAA
- a CDS encoding SDR family NAD(P)-dependent oxidoreductase, producing MNRFENKVALITGSSQGIGAACALRLAKDGCDIILNGHKFDERGEKLIAEIQNMGRKATFLVADLSKAKEATKLITDAVAVFGHLDILVNNAGVEKKASFWEVTEEDYDLIMNTNLKGAFFSIQSFVNYCRKSKVAGTVINMSSVHEEIAFPHFTAYCASKGGLKMLTRNLASELAQFNIRINNVAPGAVSTPINQDLLNNKEQLEKVLQNIPLKRMGKVEDVAAVVAFLASDDAAYVTGSTYFVDGGLTYHYEEQ from the coding sequence ATGAACCGTTTTGAAAACAAAGTTGCTTTAATTACCGGAAGCAGTCAGGGAATTGGCGCTGCATGTGCCTTAAGGTTGGCCAAAGATGGCTGTGATATTATTTTAAATGGCCATAAATTTGATGAAAGGGGCGAAAAACTTATCGCTGAAATACAGAACATGGGTAGAAAAGCAACTTTTTTAGTAGCCGATTTAAGTAAAGCCAAAGAAGCCACTAAATTGATAACCGATGCCGTAGCAGTATTTGGTCATTTAGATATTTTGGTAAATAATGCGGGTGTAGAAAAAAAAGCCAGCTTTTGGGAAGTTACCGAAGAAGATTACGACCTGATCATGAATACAAATTTAAAAGGTGCTTTTTTTAGCATCCAGTCGTTTGTAAATTACTGTAGAAAAAGCAAGGTAGCTGGCACAGTAATCAACATGAGTTCTGTACACGAAGAGATTGCATTTCCGCATTTCACAGCCTACTGTGCAAGTAAAGGAGGCTTAAAGATGTTAACCAGAAATCTAGCTTCAGAATTAGCCCAGTTTAATATCAGGATTAACAACGTAGCGCCCGGAGCTGTTTCAACGCCGATTAATCAAGATTTATTGAACAATAAAGAACAGTTAGAAAAAGTACTTCAAAATATTCCATTAAAAAGAATGGGTAAGGTAGAAGATGTGGCTGCAGTGGTGGCTTTCCTCGCTTCTGATGATGCCGCTTATGTAACCGGATCAACTTATTTTGTAGATGGAGGATTAACCTATCATTATGAAGAACAATAG
- a CDS encoding OmpA family protein: MNITKNLLFTTLLALFTLTMYSCKTKKLAAKPAPAPVEKPAPPVEEKKPAPAPEKEEAAAPAEKPNFNLDNIQFEFNSFVLKTSSFAILDKAVAEMKKSPTTKFVLNGHSSAEGTPEHNMQLSVDRANAVKSYFINAGLNGNNFTVVGHGEKEPISSNDSEEGRMVNRRTEIKVQN; encoded by the coding sequence ATGAACATTACCAAAAACCTTTTATTTACTACGCTCCTCGCTTTGTTTACCCTTACAATGTACTCTTGTAAAACAAAAAAACTGGCAGCAAAACCAGCTCCAGCACCTGTTGAAAAGCCAGCACCACCTGTAGAAGAAAAAAAACCAGCGCCTGCACCAGAGAAAGAAGAGGCTGCTGCTCCCGCTGAAAAACCCAACTTTAACTTAGACAATATCCAGTTTGAGTTTAATTCATTTGTACTTAAAACATCATCATTCGCTATCCTGGATAAAGCAGTGGCGGAAATGAAAAAATCGCCTACCACCAAATTTGTACTTAACGGACATTCATCTGCCGAGGGTACACCAGAGCACAATATGCAACTTTCTGTAGATCGTGCAAATGCCGTAAAATCGTACTTTATAAACGCAGGTTTAAACGGAAATAATTTCACTGTTGTTGGCCACGGTGAGAAAGAGCCAATCAGTTCGAATGATAGTGAAGAAGGTAGAATGGTGAACAGAAGAACTGAAATAAAAGTTCAGAATTAA
- a CDS encoding family 16 glycosylhydrolase, translating to MRGKIDISDGLWPAFWTLGVKGRWPANGEIDIMEYYRGKLLANIASLGPDKKAKWFSNTKPVAELGGKKWAAEFHIWRMDWDSEAISLSVDGMLLNKTNLSDLKNDDGSDFHPFKQQHYILFDLAIGGMNGGSLNDTKFPNRMEVDYVRVYQKLIP from the coding sequence ATGAGAGGAAAGATCGACATTTCAGATGGACTCTGGCCGGCATTTTGGACATTGGGTGTAAAAGGGCGCTGGCCCGCAAATGGTGAAATCGATATTATGGAATACTACCGGGGAAAATTATTGGCCAATATCGCAAGTTTAGGGCCCGATAAAAAGGCGAAATGGTTTAGTAACACAAAACCCGTAGCCGAATTGGGCGGTAAAAAATGGGCAGCTGAATTTCATATATGGCGCATGGATTGGGATAGCGAAGCCATCAGTTTATCTGTAGATGGAATGCTCCTGAATAAAACCAATTTAAGCGATCTTAAAAATGATGATGGCTCAGATTTTCATCCTTTTAAACAACAACATTATATCTTGTTCGATTTGGCAATAGGTGGTATGAACGGTGGGTCCTTAAATGATACTAAATTTCCAAACAGGATGGAAGTCGATTACGTTAGAGTATATCAGAAATTAATACCTTAA
- a CDS encoding DUF4998 domain-containing protein: MTGCISEGCFLADPKVTQCKIFWNNKADSVVIPVKKKYAVDTLKYFVENVKEGVQNFEIYTYDAVGNKSIPVYKTGRSYGTRYQSSLFNRPIESAFTDASGATKITWQGMDRLTGVFATEIEYTNLSNVIKKIRTKIDETTTSISDIKPGTNLRYRTLFLPDTISIDTFSTAFQTQRVGADITATYFKNKGNPFLAAASGGRWRNIADWTVTDNIRNHGGLGGWCSDQGGCLAMEMGWDGTAQITNGKIYQTFTLPAGSYSFEITMAKNEAKDPVYIVAAAGNTLPDVANVATSLGYTNFANNKFQFTLTQSTTVSMGFLATMTTASGNQFWIVKEVMLKSL; the protein is encoded by the coding sequence ATAACAGGGTGTATATCCGAGGGCTGTTTTCTCGCTGATCCAAAAGTAACACAGTGTAAAATCTTTTGGAATAATAAGGCTGATTCTGTCGTTATTCCCGTAAAGAAAAAATACGCCGTTGATACCCTAAAATACTTTGTAGAAAATGTGAAAGAAGGTGTGCAGAATTTCGAAATCTATACCTATGACGCCGTTGGAAATAAATCTATCCCGGTATATAAAACAGGAAGATCTTATGGCACAAGGTACCAATCATCCTTATTTAACAGGCCAATCGAATCTGCTTTTACAGATGCTAGTGGTGCAACTAAAATTACCTGGCAGGGAATGGATAGGTTAACAGGGGTATTTGCTACCGAGATAGAATACACCAACCTGAGTAATGTCATAAAAAAGATCAGAACTAAAATAGACGAAACCACAACTTCTATTTCTGATATTAAACCAGGTACAAATTTAAGATACCGTACCTTGTTTTTACCTGATACAATTTCGATTGATACTTTTTCTACCGCCTTTCAAACGCAACGGGTAGGGGCGGATATTACCGCAACCTATTTTAAGAATAAAGGAAACCCTTTCCTAGCTGCAGCAAGTGGTGGCCGTTGGCGTAATATTGCCGACTGGACGGTTACCGATAACATCCGTAACCATGGTGGTTTAGGTGGCTGGTGTTCCGATCAGGGAGGATGCCTCGCCATGGAAATGGGTTGGGATGGTACTGCGCAAATTACCAATGGTAAAATCTACCAAACTTTTACGCTTCCGGCAGGCAGTTATAGTTTCGAAATTACCATGGCTAAAAATGAAGCAAAAGATCCGGTTTACATCGTAGCAGCAGCTGGCAATACCCTGCCTGATGTTGCCAATGTGGCCACATCTTTAGGATATACCAATTTTGCCAACAACAAGTTTCAATTTACCTTAACACAATCGACAACAGTATCAATGGGCTTTCTCGCGACTATGACGACGGCATCAGGCAATCAGTTTTGGATTGTAAAAGAAGTAATGCTTAAATCACTTTAA
- a CDS encoding DUF4998 domain-containing protein: MNNQKINIRTVKLAFMILLSGTYLACTKADDYKKFTEKGEISYTGKLDSVKVMSGNNRVYIRGLFSR, encoded by the coding sequence ATGAATAATCAAAAAATAAATATACGAACCGTAAAACTCGCTTTTATGATTCTATTGTCGGGCACTTATTTAGCCTGCACAAAAGCTGATGATTACAAAAAGTTTACCGAGAAAGGGGAGATTTCTTACACAGGAAAATTAGATTCGGTGAAAGTAATGTCGGGAAATAACAGGGTGTATATCCGAGGGCTGTTTTCTCGCTGA
- a CDS encoding DUF5000 domain-containing lipoprotein produces MKRMNRNLLVLLVGLTAAFSSCKEDVIEPLENNTNPPGKVSNISITNGPGNATITFSLPSDKDLLYVKAVYNLANGQEMEVKTSYYGNSLLVEGFGDTNEHEVKVYAVNRSETASEPVVVKVKPLENPIWGVYRSLKAVADFGGLNFKGTNPSKADLAIEVLVLSKGKYIPTSKNIYTAAIDIDQSVRGLDTLTQKFAITIRDRWLNYSDTLFTTLKPLYETVLSKSTYKEVILPTDTPQEYSNTGVSKMWDGNIIDWPSVCLTKTTVLTPQWVTFDLGKLATLSRIVVWNYPEYLNAGRTYYYGGNLKDFEIWGTDNPPADGSYNNWVMLGKYSSQKPSKSAYGVQTSEDYAFANAGISYNFAVGLKKVRYIRIKSITNWQGNSFMSVSEVQLYGDPR; encoded by the coding sequence ATGAAAAGAATGAATAGAAACCTGCTTGTATTGCTGGTTGGCTTAACAGCAGCCTTTTCAAGCTGTAAGGAAGATGTAATTGAGCCATTAGAAAATAATACCAATCCGCCCGGAAAAGTATCTAATATATCCATCACCAATGGTCCGGGCAATGCTACCATCACCTTTAGTTTGCCCAGTGATAAAGATTTGTTATACGTAAAAGCAGTATATAATCTAGCTAACGGACAGGAAATGGAAGTGAAAACTTCCTATTATGGCAATAGTTTACTGGTAGAAGGCTTCGGCGACACCAATGAACATGAGGTAAAAGTATATGCAGTAAACAGAAGTGAAACAGCATCAGAACCGGTTGTTGTTAAAGTTAAGCCGCTCGAAAACCCAATTTGGGGCGTTTACAGGAGTCTTAAAGCCGTTGCCGATTTTGGTGGATTAAACTTTAAAGGTACTAATCCATCAAAGGCAGATTTGGCGATAGAGGTATTGGTTTTATCGAAAGGTAAATATATACCAACTTCGAAAAATATTTACACCGCTGCTATTGATATCGATCAGTCAGTCAGGGGTTTGGATACCTTAACTCAGAAATTTGCCATTACCATTAGAGATAGATGGTTAAACTATAGCGATACGCTTTTCACTACCTTAAAGCCACTTTATGAAACGGTATTATCTAAGTCGACCTATAAAGAAGTGATCTTACCTACAGATACTCCACAAGAATATTCTAACACCGGTGTATCTAAAATGTGGGATGGAAATATTATCGATTGGCCTAGTGTATGCCTAACCAAAACCACAGTATTAACACCACAATGGGTAACGTTCGATCTGGGTAAATTGGCTACGCTTAGCCGTATTGTGGTTTGGAATTATCCTGAATACCTGAATGCTGGCCGTACCTATTACTATGGCGGTAATTTAAAAGATTTTGAAATTTGGGGAACTGATAATCCACCAGCAGATGGAAGTTATAACAATTGGGTAATGTTAGGCAAATACAGCTCTCAAAAGCCTTCTAAAAGTGCTTATGGCGTTCAAACAAGCGAAGATTATGCTTTTGCAAATGCAGGTATCAGTTACAACTTTGCTGTAGGCCTTAAAAAAGTAAGGTACATCCGTATAAAATCTATTACCAATTGGCAAGGTAACTCATTTATGAGTGTATCAGAAGTTCAACTTTATGGAGATCCAAGGTAG
- a CDS encoding RagB/SusD family nutrient uptake outer membrane protein has protein sequence MKINNILFRKDTAKPGLAKLMLALLVIVISISSCKKYLDIVPDNVATIDNAFTLRNEAEKYLFTCYSFLPKDGEPLLNAGFMAGDEIWTSLDEREFISYGWRMARGSQGAENPYLDAWNGRYQGGGNSDNFGMFKAIRNCNIFLENVQDLSKIPDLSLNERQRWIAEVKFLKAYYNFYLLRMYGPIPIIDANLGISATEEEVRVKRMPFDECVTYVVGLLDQAIPDLPQIITDKSTELGRITKPIALAIKAKLLLTAASPLFNGNTDYSNFRDKDGVVLFNTTYDAGKWKKAADAAKAAIDGAEAAGFKLYQFPGTTFKLSDTTLRQLTIKGAVTERFNVNLEHVWANPNSRTFNMQRAAMPRLTATVVVGSARQQLAPPLKIAEMFYSRNGVPINEDKTLDFTNKYTLRTAVKSERFYVKEGYTTARINFDREPRFYADLGFDGGIWYKYDSPTNSDEGTFVLEGKSNQVAGANNFGWYNETGYFIKKLVDWNMINGTNGASYRDYPWPQVRMADLYLMYAEALNETLASPSADVYEYINRIRARAGLQTVQTSWATYSNNPGKYTTKDGMREIIQQERLIEMAFEGSRYWDIKRWKRAAEMFNQSITGWSVYQPTASEYYRVRTIFNQNFVAPRDYLWPLRAYDLTVNPKLVQNPGW, from the coding sequence ATGAAAATCAACAATATTTTATTTCGAAAAGATACGGCGAAGCCAGGTTTAGCTAAACTGATGCTGGCCTTACTCGTTATCGTAATATCCATTAGTTCTTGCAAAAAATACCTGGATATTGTGCCTGATAACGTAGCTACAATAGATAATGCCTTTACACTTAGAAATGAGGCCGAAAAATACCTGTTTACCTGTTATTCCTTTCTCCCAAAAGATGGGGAACCCTTGTTGAATGCCGGTTTTATGGCCGGTGATGAAATCTGGACTTCATTAGATGAAAGAGAGTTTATTTCTTATGGCTGGAGAATGGCCAGAGGTAGCCAGGGTGCTGAAAATCCTTATTTAGATGCCTGGAATGGTCGCTATCAGGGTGGTGGTAATAGCGATAACTTTGGGATGTTCAAAGCTATCAGAAACTGTAATATTTTTCTGGAAAACGTGCAAGACCTAAGCAAAATACCAGATTTAAGCTTAAATGAAAGACAACGCTGGATTGCAGAGGTAAAGTTTTTAAAAGCCTATTATAATTTTTATCTCTTAAGGATGTATGGGCCAATTCCAATTATCGATGCCAATTTAGGGATTAGTGCTACTGAAGAAGAAGTAAGGGTTAAAAGAATGCCTTTTGATGAATGCGTAACCTATGTAGTTGGCTTATTGGATCAGGCCATTCCTGACCTACCTCAAATTATCACAGATAAAAGCACCGAATTGGGACGCATCACAAAACCTATTGCCCTTGCCATAAAAGCGAAACTTCTATTAACCGCTGCAAGTCCGCTATTTAATGGAAATACCGACTATAGTAATTTTAGGGATAAGGACGGTGTAGTGTTATTTAATACCACTTACGATGCTGGTAAATGGAAAAAGGCTGCTGACGCCGCAAAAGCAGCGATTGATGGGGCGGAAGCTGCCGGATTTAAACTGTATCAGTTTCCGGGTACCACTTTTAAACTATCGGATACAACCTTGAGGCAATTAACCATTAAAGGTGCAGTAACAGAACGCTTCAACGTAAATTTAGAACATGTTTGGGCAAATCCGAATAGTAGAACATTTAATATGCAAAGAGCAGCCATGCCGCGATTGACAGCAACTGTAGTGGTTGGTAGCGCGAGACAACAGTTGGCTCCGCCTTTAAAAATTGCCGAAATGTTTTACAGCCGAAACGGTGTGCCGATTAACGAAGATAAAACCCTCGATTTTACCAATAAATATACCCTTAGAACAGCTGTTAAAAGTGAAAGGTTTTATGTTAAAGAAGGGTATACTACAGCAAGAATAAATTTTGACAGAGAACCTAGATTTTATGCCGATTTAGGCTTTGATGGGGGTATTTGGTACAAATACGATAGCCCTACCAATTCTGATGAAGGAACTTTTGTATTAGAAGGTAAATCTAACCAGGTGGCAGGTGCAAACAACTTTGGCTGGTATAACGAAACAGGTTATTTTATTAAGAAACTGGTAGATTGGAACATGATTAACGGTACAAACGGTGCCAGTTACAGAGACTATCCATGGCCGCAGGTAAGAATGGCAGATCTTTATTTAATGTATGCCGAAGCTTTAAACGAAACTCTTGCCAGTCCTTCTGCCGATGTTTACGAATACATCAACCGCATTAGAGCAAGAGCTGGTCTTCAAACGGTACAAACCTCTTGGGCCACCTACTCCAATAATCCTGGCAAGTACACCACAAAAGATGGTATGCGTGAAATTATCCAGCAAGAGAGACTGATCGAGATGGCATTTGAAGGTAGCCGTTACTGGGATATTAAACGTTGGAAACGTGCTGCAGAAATGTTTAATCAATCTATCACCGGATGGAGTGTTTATCAACCAACAGCATCTGAGTACTACCGCGTTAGAACCATATTTAACCAGAATTTTGTGGCACCACGCGATTATTTATGGCCACTCCGGGCATACGATTTAACAGTTAATCCTAAACTGGTTCAAAACCCAGGTTGGTAA
- a CDS encoding TonB-dependent receptor: protein MKKKLPKKIPLHQQGIAFRSILQLLIYFVITGSCLTASAQTDVTVRGLVKDTVGGLPGVNVKVSGTNRGISTDEFGRYTIKLPRTGKLLFSLVGYKPKNVAIANYDKNAEGVYVINITLQSDANSLDEVAVVGFGTQKKTSVISSITAINPKELKGPTSNLTTMMAGRVAGMIAYQRSGEPGADNAQFFIRGLGTFGAGKQDPLILIDGIESSQNDMARLQPDDISSFNVLKDATASAVYGARGANGVVLILTKSGVAGQTKFGFRAESSLSSNTQNFKFADNVTYMKLANEAALTRNRLAILPYLQTKIDATAAGENELLYPNNNWIEQLIKDYTVNQRYNLNISGGGTKASYYIAGTYNIDNGVLKVADLNNFNSNIKLKNYSVRSNVNINLTNTTEAIIRVYGQFDDYTGPVGGGGATFNRAIWSNPVMFPAVYPASLSPFSSHPLFGNAISPRGGLYMNPYAEMVKGYQDKNASTLQTQIEIKQDLKFITPGLTARMMSYARRYSYFDISRAYNPFYYSATEQPDKSIGLSLINGGGALSIGPVGTEYLGYSEGKKELNSTFYAEFSANYNRTFKEKHAVGAMLITTMRNYLAANPGSLQLSLPSRNQGVSGRATYGYDNRYLAEFNFGYNGSERFAENTRFGFFPSFGLGYIISNENYFKPLTNVINSLKLRATYGLVGNDQIGNADDRFFYLSEVDMNNGTFGSSFGEDGLYYRNGISISRYSNPLITWERSKQTNIGLDMTLFNSLNLTFDVYKNERSNILTDRTFIPSTMGLQASVRANTNKAESKGVDFSASYNKSFSNSMFLQLRGNFTYATNKILIYDEPSFNTNEAYRYHIGLPTTQSFGYIAERLFIDDAEAKNSPVQFAGVPGLDYGGGDIKYRDVNGDGIISDVDQVPIGLPTSPEIIYGFGGTFGFKGFDISAFLQGSARSSFFINPGNISPFVLNNEIGNPNVTQNGLLEVIANSHWSEQNRDSYAFWPRLSSNFVNNNTRTSTWWMRNGAFLRLKSVELGYNLQTKLQKRLGLSSARIYANATNLWALSAFKLWDPEMGGNGLGYPVQTVYNLGLNVSF from the coding sequence ATGAAGAAAAAATTACCGAAGAAAATCCCGCTCCATCAGCAGGGTATTGCTTTTAGATCAATCTTGCAGCTTTTGATCTATTTCGTGATTACAGGTTCCTGCTTAACCGCATCTGCACAAACAGATGTAACGGTAAGAGGGCTAGTAAAAGATACTGTTGGCGGTTTGCCAGGTGTAAATGTTAAAGTTTCGGGTACCAATAGAGGGATATCAACCGATGAGTTTGGACGATATACCATTAAATTACCAAGAACAGGTAAATTATTATTCTCGTTAGTGGGCTACAAACCCAAAAATGTTGCCATTGCCAATTATGATAAAAATGCCGAAGGCGTTTACGTAATTAATATAACACTTCAGTCTGATGCCAACTCCTTAGATGAAGTAGCAGTTGTAGGCTTTGGTACACAGAAAAAAACCAGTGTAATCAGTTCAATTACGGCCATTAATCCGAAAGAGCTTAAAGGGCCAACCAGTAACTTAACCACCATGATGGCAGGTAGGGTGGCCGGTATGATTGCTTACCAAAGGAGTGGTGAGCCAGGCGCAGATAACGCACAGTTTTTTATTCGTGGTTTAGGCACTTTCGGCGCTGGTAAACAAGATCCATTAATCCTGATCGATGGTATAGAATCAAGCCAGAATGATATGGCACGCTTGCAGCCAGATGATATTTCTTCATTTAACGTACTTAAAGATGCTACAGCATCGGCAGTATATGGTGCCAGAGGTGCCAATGGAGTAGTGCTTATTTTAACAAAATCGGGTGTTGCAGGTCAAACTAAATTTGGGTTCAGGGCCGAGTCTTCCTTATCCTCTAATACCCAAAATTTTAAATTTGCCGATAACGTAACTTATATGAAACTGGCCAATGAAGCTGCTCTTACGCGGAATCGTTTAGCCATATTGCCATATCTGCAAACCAAAATTGATGCTACTGCAGCAGGCGAAAACGAGTTGCTTTATCCAAACAACAATTGGATTGAACAATTGATAAAAGATTATACAGTGAACCAGCGTTATAACCTTAACATTTCCGGTGGAGGTACCAAAGCAAGCTATTACATCGCTGGTACCTATAACATTGATAACGGGGTATTGAAAGTTGCCGATTTAAACAACTTTAACAGTAACATCAAGTTAAAGAATTATTCCGTTCGTTCTAACGTGAACATTAACCTGACCAATACTACCGAAGCCATTATCCGTGTTTATGGCCAGTTTGATGATTATACTGGGCCGGTAGGTGGTGGTGGCGCTACCTTTAACCGGGCAATTTGGTCTAACCCGGTAATGTTTCCTGCGGTTTATCCGGCAAGTTTGTCGCCTTTTAGCAGCCACCCTTTATTTGGCAATGCCATTTCACCAAGGGGCGGACTGTATATGAATCCTTATGCCGAAATGGTAAAAGGTTATCAGGATAAAAATGCCTCAACATTACAAACCCAGATAGAAATTAAGCAGGATTTAAAATTTATTACACCAGGTTTAACTGCAAGGATGATGAGTTATGCCCGCAGATATTCCTATTTTGATATTTCACGTGCTTACAATCCTTTCTATTATTCTGCTACCGAGCAGCCAGACAAATCAATTGGACTCAGCCTCATTAACGGTGGCGGTGCTTTATCTATTGGTCCGGTGGGTACAGAGTATTTAGGTTATTCGGAAGGCAAAAAAGAATTAAATTCGACTTTTTATGCCGAGTTTTCTGCAAACTACAACCGTACTTTTAAAGAGAAACATGCGGTGGGCGCGATGTTAATCACTACCATGAGAAATTATCTCGCTGCAAATCCCGGTAGTCTTCAGTTATCTTTACCATCGCGTAATCAGGGAGTATCAGGAAGAGCTACATATGGATACGATAACCGCTATTTAGCCGAATTCAACTTTGGGTATAATGGATCTGAACGTTTTGCGGAAAATACCCGTTTTGGTTTCTTTCCTTCATTTGGTTTAGGATATATTATTTCCAATGAAAACTATTTTAAGCCGCTAACTAACGTAATTAACAGCTTAAAGTTGAGGGCAACTTATGGTCTGGTGGGTAACGATCAGATTGGAAATGCAGATGATCGTTTCTTTTACCTATCGGAGGTAGATATGAACAATGGAACATTTGGTTCGAGCTTTGGTGAGGATGGTTTATACTACAGAAATGGTATTTCTATATCCCGCTATTCCAATCCGTTAATTACCTGGGAAAGATCTAAGCAGACTAACATTGGTTTGGATATGACCTTGTTTAATAGTTTGAATTTAACATTCGATGTGTATAAAAATGAACGTTCGAATATTTTAACCGACAGAACTTTTATCCCAAGTACAATGGGCTTACAGGCTTCTGTTAGGGCTAATACCAATAAAGCAGAAAGCAAAGGTGTCGATTTTTCTGCAAGCTATAATAAATCATTTAGCAATAGTATGTTTTTACAGTTACGCGGTAACTTCACTTATGCTACTAATAAAATATTAATTTACGATGAGCCTTCATTTAATACCAATGAGGCGTACCGTTACCATATAGGTTTACCCACAACACAATCATTCGGTTACATTGCCGAGCGTTTATTTATTGATGATGCTGAAGCCAAAAACTCACCAGTACAGTTTGCAGGCGTACCTGGTTTAGATTATGGCGGCGGTGATATTAAATACAGAGATGTAAATGGCGATGGTATTATCAGTGATGTAGATCAGGTGCCAATTGGTTTGCCTACGAGCCCCGAAATTATTTATGGTTTCGGTGGAACATTTGGTTTCAAAGGATTTGATATCTCTGCATTTTTACAAGGTTCGGCCAGATCTTCCTTTTTCATCAATCCTGGCAATATTTCTCCTTTCGTACTCAATAACGAAATTGGTAATCCTAACGTTACACAAAATGGATTATTAGAAGTAATAGCCAACAGCCACTGGTCGGAGCAGAACAGAGACAGTTATGCATTCTGGCCGCGCTTAAGCTCCAATTTTGTAAACAACAATACCCGTACCTCAACATGGTGGATGCGTAATGGCGCTTTCTTAAGATTAAAGAGCGTAGAACTTGGTTATAATCTGCAAACCAAACTGCAAAAAAGGCTTGGCTTAAGCAGTGCCCGGATTTATGCCAATGCCACTAACCTTTGGGCCTTAAGTGCTTTTAAACTTTGGGATCCTGAAATGGGCGGGAATGGTCTTGGATACCCTGTTCAAACGGTATATAATTTAGGTTTAAATGTTTCATTCTAA